Proteins from one Penicillium digitatum chromosome 2, complete sequence genomic window:
- a CDS encoding Alpha/beta hydrolase fold-3, which produces MRKTNCSSRGIALFLHRSRGATRISIACFRSSQYSTVSPDCTDETISLPVGNNGAISLRITRPSQLSRSHQELSPEGPNVILYLPPGPLFGENSTSAFKTQEYDEIDHQRVCDTNTLPSAFSLQHVLASTASALVVTINYRLGEIQTPVSPPSDRSSTSQEQRSSDQILGPSNPQLTSYKYPTPVHDSLAGFDWIQTHLRPARLAIFGTHVGGSLALMLALTEAQSIQGVAAVDPVCDWPGLDEYCTRESTVTPTHQKGAGDDSSMTPCSTIPSKHKRQPRKKSPAPPDLIPLLQARSKFFPTPERCFDSFASPILFLRSAGRDVPRTFPQYLTGPEYPVPVLKEKARSMTTGEQHAAADGSIWDHDLHPDMDGDDVDDRSATVTRRRKALSRWPPYGLDYGLCGKTWSGPGDGIGRLEMALPWVRVFLTEDNVGLGSDSLSSSIELKRKTRELGHGSTVLARQADEMVSAMRRACFWGREKGFGERRVTLYQVQRTDVNAGEEVGDWFKDVFEGTMVDVD; this is translated from the exons ATGCGAAAGACCAACTGCTCATCCCGTGGCATAGCCCTCTTCCTGCATCGCAGCAGAGGAGCTACCCGTATTTCCATCGCGTGTTTCCGAAGCTCGCAATATTCGACCGTTTCACCCGACTGCACAGATGAGACAATTTCCCTTCCAGTTGGAAACAATGGAGCTATCTCTCTCAG GATTACGCGACCGAGCCAGTTGAGTCGGTCTCACCAGGAGCTGTCTCCCGAAGGCCCAAATGTAATACTCTATCTTCCACCTGGACCCTTGTTTGGGGAAAATAGCACGAGCGCATTTAAGACACAGGAATACGATGAAATTGATCATCAAAGGGTTTGCGATACCAACACCTTACCCTCAGCATTTTCACTCCAGCACGTCTTAGCATCTACTGCATCTGCATTGGTGGTCACAATCAACTACCGCCTCGGGGAGATACAAACACCAGTTTCCCCACCTTCAGATAGAAGCTCGACCTCGCAAGAGCAGAGGTCCTCGGACCAGATCCTAGGACCAAGCAATCCCCAACTCACCTCTTACAAATACCCAACCCCTGTCCACGATTCACTGGCCGGATTCGACTGGATACAAACCCACCTCCGACCAGCCCGACTAGCTATCTTCGGTACACACGTCGGAGGCTCTCTAGCTCTCATGCTAGCTCTAACAGAAGCGCAATCCATCCAAGGCGTCGCCGCCGTAGACCCTGTTTGCGACTGGCCTGGCTTAGATGAGTACTGCACGCGCGAGAGCACTGTCACACCAACTCACCAAAAAGGAGCAGGTGATGATAGCAGCATGACTCCATGTTCAACAATACCATCTAAACACAAACGCCAACCACGAAAAAAGTCTCCAGCACCGCCAGACCTAATCCCCCTCCTCCAAGCGCGCTCAAAGTTCTTCCCAACCCCAGAGCGCTGCTTCGACTCCTTCGCCTCGCCaatcctcttcctccgcTCCGCAGGCCGGGACGTGCCGCGCACGTTCCCACAGTATCTCACGGGACCGGAGTATCCCGTCCCCGTGCTGAAAGAGAAGGCGCGGAGCATGACAACCGGGGAACAACACGCAGCGGCAGACGGGTCGATTTGGGATCATGATTTGCATCCCGATATGGATGGCGATGACGTCGATGATAGAAGTGCCACTGTTACCCGGCGCCGGAAGGCGCTTTCGCGCTGGCCCCCGTATGGTCTGGATTACGGGCTTTGTGGGAAAACGTGGTCTGGGCCTGGAGATGGGATTGGGCGGTTGGAGATGGCTTTGCCTTGGGTCCGGGTGTTCTTAACAGAGGATAACGTTGGATTGGGCTCTGATTCTCTCTCTTCGTCAATAgagctgaagaggaagactAGAGAGTTGGGTCATGGGTCTACGGTGCTTGCTAGACAGGCTGATGAGATGGTCTCTGCTATGCGGAGGGCTTGCTTTTGGGGACGGGAGAAGGGGTTTGGGGAGCGGAGGGTTACTCTGTATCAGGTTCAGAGAACTGATGTCAATGCGGGAGAGGAAGTGGGTGACTGGTTCAAGGACGTTTTCGAAGGAACGATGGTGGATGTAGACTAA
- a CDS encoding Fungal specific transcription factor, putative yields the protein MSLDPEKPKKAPRKHVTTACVPCRESKIRCDGATPHCQNCQRKGKECKYQLGDDKRKVSLRASTELFSARIDQLCYFIKAQGLEPPMMNPEDEAGMNRVLDTLKIPRGFPRVSAVTDEKRPPSELAASRISSKSPSQDPPAVNPKGQIPITNLDTSGASPAHETACSGKAPSPEGWNPFGAVSGTSDNQSFVHWGFTLPTAESLDTIYANLNGAPRAPVTPKMVVNADLSPDSYHLGPDMVQQPGALLGQLPHDGENDSDSGEEDEAENDVIEQLSNRIGTLKIAGDGHLRFFGATSNLNLVDVSATQQRQRPDARTVRHDGQDILNHLRVGQPVDQVLEDHLVELFFTWQNPSTYIVDKGMFISARDKWRNELDDTPFYSEVLTNAMCAIGSAFEARYHPTFITFPKSLSEFFADRAKALLEIELDSPCVATVQALVILSSHEGASNRDARGWLYSGMSMRLAFDLGLHLDMTTYIKKGEITQLEADVRRATFWGSYVADHFWGFYLGRPFRMNAGDIGVSKPGSALCPETEENWHPYGHPAAHVRYQNGLRNPMELICRQFVVLWEMISPVGHILYGCSDISRHDLQRITYQVTEDLFAWKANLPSSLQIDLDDDTSPILPHLMMLHMQYHQIIIFFHRPWLSKSYIQPRSPRQGPGYHHARRMCVESATAVARLLQLFEKHYTFRRMNNQVVAIIFSAALMLLFVTVSSSPMSPGKQDGSPTHPRSTEMVAYLNLCFRALDELGQSFDNAKRTRDYLVTLQRRWQANMRRSGSATKRQNSSVNLASLGSQKPFIQHPRANNAHGVDGSRKKSRLSASGIPLNMQSAPVTTNQYSHLSYNTLPPHHQYHQQSSYQQQASISVPAPDLQLNDLDWMPNSDMPLLSETQNGNALNGIGQIPSPPFPEDPSMLSDLTDIDGWWASGNYTRTSLSGA from the exons ATGTCTCTCGACCCAGAGAAACCCAAAAAGGCACCCCGCAAACATGTCACCACCGCCTGTGTTCCATGTCGGGAGAGCAAAATCAGG TGTGATGGGGCCACTCCGCACTGCCAGAATTGTCAGCGCAAGGGGAAAGAATGCAAATACCAACTTGGAGACGACAAGCGCAA AGTGTCTCTTCGTGCATCGACCGAGTTGTTCTCGGCCCGAATTGACCAACTTTGCTATTTCATCAAGGCGCAGGGGCTAGAGCCACCGATGATGAACCCAGAGGATGAGGCTGGCATGAACAGGGTTTTGGATACCCTCAAGATCCCACGCGGATTCCCTCGAGTCTCGGCAGTGACCGACGAAAAGAGACCACCGAGTGAGCTAGCGGCTTCCAGGATCTCAAGCAAATCCCCGTCCCAAGATCCGCCTGCTGTGAATCCCAAGGGACAAATACCGATCACCAATTTGGATACTTCCGGTGCATCTCCAGCGCATGAAACTGCCTGTAGTGGAAAGGCCCCGTCGCCTGAAGGTTGGAATCCTTTCGGGGCAGTATCAGGTACTTCAGACAATCAAAGCTTCGTCCATTGGGGCTTCACTTTGCCAACAGCCGAAAGTCTGGACACGATTTACGCCAATCTCAACGGAGCGCCAAGAGCCCCTGTAACGCCTAAAATGGTCGTCAATGCAGATTTGAGTCCAGATAGCTACCATCTTGGCCCGGACATGGTCCAACAGCCGGGGGCTTTGCTAGGTCAGCTACCCCATGACGGAGAGAACGATTCGGACAGCGGCGAAGAAGACGAGGCTGAAAATGATGTGATTGAGCAATTATCGAACAGAATTGGTACTTTGAAAATTGCGGGCGATGGCCATCTGCGATTCTTCGGTGCCACGTCCAACCTCAATCTGGTGGACGTGTCTGCCACACAGCAGCGGCAGCGACCAGACGCGCGGACTGTGCGCCACGACGGTCAGGACATTCTGAACCACCTCCGGGTTGGTCAACCTGTTGATCAAGTCCTGGAAGATCATCTTGTAGAGCTATTTTTCACCTGGCAAAACCCCAGTACATACATTGTCGACAAAGGGATGTTCATATCGGCACGAGATAAATGGCGCAACGAATTGGACGATACTCCGTTCTACTCCGAGGTTTTAACGAATGCAAT GTGTGCGATCGGAAGTGCCTTTGAGGCACGCTATCACCCCACATTCATCACTTTTCCCAAGTCTCTCTCCGAATTCTTCGCAGATCGTGCTAAAGCCCTTCTGGAAATTGAACTGGATTCTCCTTGTGTTGCTACTGTCCAGGCCCTTGTCATTTTGAGCAGCCATGAAGGCGCATCAAATCGGGATGCTCGAGGTTGGCTGTATAGCG GAATGTCTATGCGGCTCGCTTTCGATCTTGGTTTACACCTAGACATGACGACATACATCAAGAAGGGCGAAATCACCCAGCTTGAGGCTGATGTACGCCGTGCAACCTTTTGGGGAAGCTATGTCGCAGACCA TTTCTGGGGCTTCTACTTGGGCCGCCCCTTTCGCATGAACGCTGGAGACATAGGTGTTTCAAAGCCTGGCTCAGCTCTTTGTCCCGAAACGGAAGAAAACTGGCATCCATACGGCCATCCAGCTGCTCATGTGCGATATCAAAACGGTTTGCGGAATCCCATGGAGCTTATATGCAGGCAATTCGTCGTTCTCTGGGAGATGATCTCCCCAGTTGGTCATATTCT GTATGGATGTTCCGACATCTCTCGACACGACTTGCAAAGGATCACTTATCAAGTGACGGAAGACTTGTTCGCCTGGAAGGCAAATCTTCCTTCCAGCCTTCAAATTGATTTGGACGACGATACATCACCCATATTGCCTCATTTGATGATGCTCCA CATGCAATACCATCAAATCATCATATTCTTCCACCGTCCATGGCTCTCCAAGAGCTATATCCAGCCCCGCAGCCCTCGTCAAGGTCCCGGGTATCACCATGCGCGCCGAATGTGCGTGGAGTCAGCCACCGCCGTCGCACGGCTACTCCAACTCTTCGAGAAACACTATACCTTCCGCCGGATGAACAACCAAGTGGTAGCGATCATTTTCAGCGCAGCTCTCATGCTTCTTTTCGTGACAGTATCCAGCTCTCCAATGAGTCCAGGCAAGCAGGATGGCAGCCCCACACACCCTCGCAGCACGGAAATGGTTGCATACCTCAATCTGTGCTTCCGCGCTCTCGATGAACTGGGCCAATCATTTGACAATGCAAAGCGCACCAGAGACTACCTTGTCACCCTCCAGCGACGTTGGCAGGCAAATATGCGCCGATCAGGCTCCGCAACGAAACGCCAGAACAGCAGTGTTAACTTAGCGTCACTGGGCTCGCAGAAGCCATTCATACAGCATCCCCGGGCTAACAATGCTCACGGTGTAGATGGCTCGCGAAAAAAATCCCGCTTGTCTGCTTCTGGGATCCCTCTCAATATGCAATCGGCACCTGTGACGACGAACCAATATTCCCACCTCTCTTACAACACCCTAcctcctcatcatcaatATCACCAGCAAAGCTCTTATCAACAACAAGCCTCCATTTCAGTCCCAGCTCCTGATTTGCAGCTAAATGATCTAGACTGGATGCCCAACTCAGACATGCCTCTTTTGTCTGAGACTCAAAATGGCAACGCACTGAATGGCATAGGCCAGATTCCTTCTCCTCCCTTTCCCGAGGACCCCAGCATGCTTTCAGATCTTACGGACATTGATGGATGGTGGGCATCGGGAAATTACACTAGGACCTCACTATCAGGTGCCTAG
- a CDS encoding Lactoylglutathione lyase, with the protein MFARLSARVLQQRLFLPIRSIATMASDTSTYKLNHTMIRVKDPQRSVEFYKFLGLSLVNKIDMPEWKFCNYFLAYNGPASLQGVRHWTDRNAVLELTHNYGTENDPNYSVVNGNTDPHRGFGHIAISVDNIEAACKRIEDAGYPFQKKLTDGRMRHIAFVKDPDGYWVEIIRRADEDLSTTTDPGSYRLNHTMLRVKDAEASLKFYQESLGMTLVRTIEMPENKFNLYFLGYPSSNPEIKEGCRNGVAEWEGLLELTWNYGTEKQEGPVYHNGNTEPQGFGHICITVDDLPAACERFESLKVNFKKRLTDGRMNKIAFITDPDGYWIEVVQNEGIKRTTDW; encoded by the exons ATGTTCGCTCGTCTTTCCGCCAGGGTCCTCCAACAAAGACTCTTTCTACCAATCA GATCCATAGCAACCATGGCTTCCGATACCTCCACCTATAAGCTCAACC ACACGATGATTCGTGTCAAAGATCCGCAGCGATCGGTGGAGTTCTACAAGTTCCTTGGGCTGAGCTTGGTCAATAAGATTGACATGCCTGAATGGAAGTTCTGCAACTACTTCCTGGCGTATAACGGCCCTGCCTCTCTCCAGGGTGTCCGGCACTGGACCGATCGCAATGCCGTTCTGGAATTGACGCATAACTACGGCACTGAGAACGACCCCAACTACAGCGTAGTGAACGGAAACACTGACCCGCACCGTGGCTTCGGTCACATTGCCATCTCGGTTGACAACATCGAAGCCGCCTGCAAGCGGATCGAAGATGCCGGCTATCCCTTCCAGAAGAAACTGACTGACGGTCGCATGCGACACATTGCCTTCGTTAAGGATCCCGATGGATACTGGGTTGAGATCATTCGTCGTGCCGATGAGGATCTCAGCACCACCACCGACCCAGGTAGCTACCGACTGAACCACACCATGCTGCGTGTGAAGGATGCCGAAGCCAGCTTGAAGTTCTACCAGGAATCTCTGGGCATGACTTTGGTCCGCACCATTGAGATGCCAGAGAACAAATTCAACCTGTATTTCTTGGGTTACCCTTCATCCAATCCAGAGATTAAGGAAGGTTGCAGGAATGGAGTGGCGGAGTGGGAAGGTCTGCTAGAGTTGACCTGGAACTACGGCACCGAGAAGCAGGAGGGCCCAGTCTACCACAACGGCAACACTGAGCCCCAAGGTTTCGGTCATATCT GTATCACTGTTGATGACCTCCCGGCTGCGTGCGAACGCTTCGAGTCTCTAAAGGTGAACTTTAAGAAGCGCTTGACTGACGGGCGGATGAACAAGATCGCATTTATTACAGATCCCGATGGATATTGGATTGAGGTGGTGCAGAACGAGGGCATTAAGCGCACTACAGACTGGTAG
- a CDS encoding Pleckstrin homology-type, which translates to MSTTAGPADVKLPQRSGTVSSSFTRRTSMSDDEVIPATDSSETTNLLLERLQAWKHMCGYLEEYFSATAKVQKSQSKDFEKILKAVNEPLKEGHHFSSSAGGVAGMFESIRSNTQGMVTMYMEGEKSLKTAVLPTLERLHKEIKNKSKELSAGASKGAKAVEKARGLTQKHIELLGQNSACFDASGKIEQHHDPYLLKRGINHRLNNQVNEENNHRQDVLAVQNSFQQFEAHVLQTVQGTMDQFHQHMGGQLERQRAMYAEILGTVQRIPPDFEWVNFCVRNDAALVNPDSPPRSLSSITFPNMEHRSTQPLIEGSLERRSRAVIKGYSSGYYVVTPARYLHEFKDNDDFRRDPAPELSLYLPDCVVGAIDGVKFNVKGKDVSSGKIGNAFHTNTELSFKAHNSSDAEKWWSVIKDATRAPALAVAAATSPAAISPADSASPSRSVSGQGQPPTYAENEIGKVQATAAAPVAASPAPTPGISRTASTASHFHTSPGGSAVEKP; encoded by the exons ATGTCCACCACAGCGGGGCCCGCTGATGTGAAGCTGCCCCAGCGGTCTGGTACCGTGAGCAGCAGCTTCACTCGTCGTACCTCCATGAGTGACGATGAGGTCATCCCTGCCACGGATAGTAGTGAG ACTACCAATCTCCTGCTTGAGCGTCTTCAAGCCTGGAAGCACATGTGCGGATATCTCGAGGAGTACTTCTCTGCTACCGCCAAAGTGCAGAAGTCCCAGTCGAAGGATTTCGAGAAGATCTTGAAG GCCGTGAACGAACCTCTCAAGGAGGGCCACCACTTCAGTTCCAGCGCAGGCGGTGTGGCTGGTATGTTTGAGAGCATCCGCAGCAATACCCAGGGTATGGTTACTATGTACATGGAAGGCGAAAAGAGCTTGAAGACCGCCGTCCTCCCCACCCTCGAGCGTCTCCACAAAGAGATCAAAAATAAATCCAAGGAGCTGAGCGCCGGTGCCAGCAAGGGTGCCAAAGCCGTTGAAAAGGCGCGCGGTCTAACCCAGAAGCATATCGAACTTCTCGGCCAGAACTCTGCCTGCTTCGACGCCTCCGGCAAGATCGAGCAGCACCATGACCCCTATCTCCTCAAGCGTGGCATCAACCACCGTCTGAACAACCAAGTGAACGAAGAGAACAACCACCGCCAGGACGTCCTTGCCGTACAAAACTCCTTCCAGCAGTTCGAAGCACACGTCCTGCAGACCGTGCAAGGCACCATGGATCAATTCCACCAGCACATGGGCGGCCAACTCGAGCGCCAGCGAGCCATGTACGCAGAAATACTCGGTACCGTGCAACGTATCCCACCAGACTTCGAATGGGTTAACTTCTGCGTCCGCAATGACGCAGCCCTCGTCAATCCAGACTCGCCACCACGCTCCTTGTCCAGCATCACCTTCCCGAACATGGAGCACCGCTCCACACAACCGCTCATCGAGGGCTCTCTCGAGCGTCGCTCGCGCGCTGTCATCAAGGGCTACAGCAGTGGCTACTACGTCGTCACCCCAGCACGGTACTTGCACGAGTTCAAGGACAACGACGACTTCCGCCGCGACCCCGCTCCCGAGCTCTCGCTGTACCTGCCAGACTGCGTTGTCGGCGCCATTGACGGCGTGAAGTTCAACGTGAAGGGCAAGGATGTCTCCAGCGGTAAAATCGGCAACGCTTTCCACACAAACACCGAGCTCAGCTTCAAAGCCCACAACTCCAGTGACGCGGAGAAATGGTGGTCCGTTATCAAGGATGCTACCCGTGCTCCGGCGCTGGCTGTTGCTGCGGCCACGTCGCCCGCCGCCATCTCGCCTGCTGACTCTGCTAGTCCCTCCCGCAGCGTGTCCGGCCAGGGCCAGCCGCCCACCTATGCTGAGAATGAGATAGGGAAGGTCCAGGCTACTGCTGCTGCGCCTGTAGCTGCCAGCCCTGCTCCTACTCCAGGAATTAGCCGCACGGCGAGCACAGCTAGCCACTTCCACACCTCGCCCGGTGGCTCCGCTGTGGAGAAGCCGTGA
- a CDS encoding HECT-type ubiquitin ligase-interacting protein creD translates to MALSFFSSSGSASSAKYFDIRLNDEYIVFRGGEHEAASAHLRGTLILCLSEPLTIKHIRLQLTGMSRVCWHLPSSAAAGGRKPWRERVFYEKTWGFRDPGKGKTELLPAGNYEYPFDVVLEGSMPESVEGLADTWVMYRFKAEIGRKYVKDIVARKPLRIIRTLDPSALELSHAMSVDNIWPNKIEYSISTPTKAIVFGTAINVDFKLIPLLKGLRIGQITSQLIETHDLTLNPEDPDSIRNTYKVTRTILTDEHELDEDKIEIIDEEAEGYQCTRILDMPQTLTRCLQDTDTKGIKVRHKLKFRIQLHNPDGHISELRATLPVSIFISPHLTIDDNNNLTGQTPQSTRIAVDDFAHQAPPLYGPGSGPGSPFTPLSRNISSENLASMNALTNTNISASALHYRLINLNANPRNYPINTGTSAPNEGLIGSQSPTEGHNIHRQLGVPNDYFGAVSGSNPHSRGSPELSRRPSDEVEPEVLPSGMATPFHPQYDEVETLSRVPSYSTAVRCAVRPRDSDLPDYNAVIASSLPTMPVPQSPQQAYIRSGRASGAATPLET, encoded by the exons ATGGCTCTCAGCTTCTTTAGTAGCAGCGGGAGCGCCAGCAGCGCTAAGTACTTCGACATTAG GTTGAATGATGAGTATATCGTATTTCGCGGTGGTGAACATGAGGCCGCCAGTGCGCATCTGCGAGGCACTCTGATCCTCTGTTTGTCGGAGCCGCTTACCATTAAACATATCCGTCTCCAGCTTACGGGCATGTCGCGAGTCTG CTGGCACCTTCCCTCCAGTGCAGCCGCCGGAGGCCGTAAGCCATGGCGTGAACGTGTGTTTTACGAGAAGACTTGGGGGTTCCGAGACCCAGGCAAAGGAAAAACCGAGCTCCTTCCCGCAGGCAACTATGAGTACCCTTTTGATGTGGTACTTGAGGGCTCCATGCCCGAGAGTGTGGAAGGTCTTGCCGATACATGGGTAATGTACCGCTTCAAGGCCGAGATCGGGCGCAAATATGTCAAGGACATTGTTGCGCGCAAACCGCTCAGGATTATTCGAACTCTGGATCCCAGCGCTCTGGAACTCTCACATGCGATG TCCGTGGACAACATCTGGCCCAACAAGATTGAATACTCCATTAGCACTCCGACGAAAGCCATCGTCTTCGGAACCGCCATCAATGTTGACTTCAAACTGATCCCGCTTCTCAAGGGTCTTCGAATCGGTCAAATTACATCACAGTTGATCGAAACTCACGACCTTACCCTCAATCCGGAAGACCCCGATTCCATTCGCAACACATACAAGGTTACGAGGACGATTTTGACCGACGAGCATGAATTGGATGAAGACAAAATTGAGATCATCGATGAAGAGGCGGAAGGATACCAATGCACGCGCATCCTAGACATGCCTCAGACATTGACTCGCTGTCTGCAGGATACAGACACCAAAGGGATCAAAGTCCGCCACAAGTTGAAGTTCCGTATTCAGCTGCACAACCCCGATGGTCATATCAGCGAG CTTCGTGCTACGCTTCCGGTTTCAATCTTCATTTCGCCACACCTTACCATCGACGATAACAACAACCTGACTGGACAGACCCCTCAATCCACCCGGATCGCCGTGGATGATTTCGCACACCAGGCGCCCCCCCTTTACG GCCCCGGCAGTGGTCCGGGCTCGCCATTCACCCCTCTCAGTCGCAACATCTCGTCCGAAAACCTTGCCTCTATGAACGCCCTGACCAATACCAATATCTCGGCTTCGGCCTTGCACTATCGTCTCATAAACCTGAACGCAAACCCGCGCAACTATCCCATCAATACCGGTACATCTGCTCCTAACGAGGGGCTGATTGGATCTCAATCCCCGACAGAAGGACACAACATTCACCGCCAATTGGGTGTCCCTAATGACTACTTCGGAGCTGTTTCCGGATCAAACCCACACAGCCGTGGCAGTCCAGAACTCTCTCGTCGGCCATCCGACGAAGTGGAGCCTGAAGTCCTTCCCTCGGGCATGGCAACTCCCTTCCATCCCCAGTACGACGAGGTGGAGACACTCAGCCGGGTTCCTAGCTACTCGACTGCAGTGCGCTGCGCCGTTCGCCCGCGTGATTCCGATCTTCCCGACTACAACGCCGTGATTGCGAGCAGCCTTCCCACGATGCCAGTCCCGCAGTCTCCCCAGCAAGCTTATATCCGCAGCGGCCGTGCAAGCGGGGCTGCAACTCCCTTAGAG ACTTAG
- a CDS encoding protein transport protein sft1 has protein sequence MSDAYEREQQNNALLNSLSSKVSALRSVTIDIHDHARDQDTLDHTSDVFSSFSTNLKGSATRLTRMAKQGDSVAVLKIAGMCIAAGTVLYIIIGWIF, from the exons ATGAGTGACGCCTACGAACGCGAGCA GCAGAATAATGCGCTTCTCAATTCCCTCTCCTCGAAGGTCTCAGCCCTCCGGTCCGTGACGATTGATATTCATGACCATGCGCGAGACCAGGACACTCTCGACCACACG AGCGATgtcttctcctccttctccacaaACCTCAAAGGCAGCGCCACTCGACTCACACGGATGGCGAAACAAGGCGATTCCGTTGCTGTGCTGAAGATTGCGGGCATGTGTATTGCCGCCGGAACCGTCCTCTATATCATTATTGGGTGGATTTTCTGA